In Hydrogenobacter sp., one genomic interval encodes:
- a CDS encoding ATP-binding protein encodes MGIDFENALAFRFKDGKLQPILQPHIPDFETLLHIDKQKEELRKNTLKLVKGLPAHDALLWGDRGTGKSSLVKSMLGLFGKDGLRMVQIYQMDIIHISDLYELLRGTQKKFILFFDDLSFEHHDEQVNILKSLLDGDVEERPPNVVVYVTSNRRNLMEESEREEKFPEEGRIQVVSLVERFGIRLGFFSFGKREYLDIVKNYVKIKGLSINEEELTQRALKWASQRQGFSGRTAYQFVRDLEGELMLKSYKWLP; translated from the coding sequence ATGGGGATAGACTTTGAGAATGCGCTGGCTTTTCGATTCAAAGATGGTAAATTACAACCCATATTACAGCCACATATCCCAGATTTTGAAACGTTACTACACATAGACAAACAAAAGGAGGAACTCAGAAAGAATACCCTTAAACTCGTTAAAGGTCTTCCGGCACACGATGCACTTCTTTGGGGAGATAGAGGAACCGGTAAATCTTCGCTGGTAAAATCCATGCTCGGATTGTTTGGCAAAGATGGACTCAGAATGGTACAGATATACCAGATGGACATAATACACATATCCGATCTGTATGAGCTACTAAGAGGCACTCAAAAAAAGTTCATACTTTTCTTTGATGACCTGTCCTTTGAGCATCATGATGAGCAGGTTAATATACTAAAATCTCTTTTGGATGGTGACGTTGAGGAGAGACCTCCCAACGTGGTTGTTTATGTTACATCAAACAGAAGAAACCTCATGGAGGAAAGTGAACGTGAAGAGAAATTTCCCGAAGAAGGGCGTATCCAGGTGGTTTCTTTGGTAGAACGGTTTGGAATAAGGCTCGGCTTTTTCTCTTTTGGAAAGAGGGAGTATCTTGATATAGTAAAAAATTACGTAAAAATAAAAGGTCTGAGTATAAACGAAGAAGAACTTACACAAAGGGCATTAAAGTGGGCAAGCCAAAGACAAGGCTTTTCTGGTAGGACAGCTTACCAATTTGTGAGAGATCTTGAAGGTGAGCTGATGTTAAAATCATACAAATGGCTACCCTAA